In a genomic window of Alkalibaculum bacchi:
- the spoVAD gene encoding stage V sporulation protein AD, with translation MIMHKIGRQTIRFPNPPSISNTASIVGPKEAEGPLKIYFDKVETDDTCGETSYEKAEECICYTAIQMLLQKEKLQATDIDYYLGGDLLNQIISTSFTAQKIAIPFFGLYNACATFSEGMQLAACLVSGQFAKNVIVSSSSHFSSAERQYRSPLESGVQRKMTAQWTVTGSGAIVISDQQKSPYITHITTGIVQDYGVKEADNMGTAMAPAAVETIIAHFNDTGFQPKDYDLIITGDLGTIGKEISMDLLSREGFDVSNIFTDCGVEIFNEEQDTHARGSGAGCSAVVFSGYIYKKLRNKELNRVLFVPTGALLSPTTTLQGDSIPCIAHAVTIENEPQLGRG, from the coding sequence ATGATAATGCATAAAATTGGACGACAAACCATACGATTTCCAAATCCACCTTCTATTTCAAATACAGCTTCTATTGTAGGACCTAAGGAAGCGGAAGGACCTTTGAAAATATATTTTGATAAAGTGGAAACCGATGATACTTGTGGTGAGACATCTTACGAAAAGGCAGAGGAATGTATTTGCTATACAGCTATTCAAATGTTACTTCAAAAGGAAAAACTACAGGCTACAGATATTGATTATTATCTTGGGGGAGATTTACTCAATCAGATTATAAGTACCAGTTTTACAGCACAAAAAATTGCAATCCCATTTTTTGGTTTATATAATGCATGTGCTACATTCTCCGAAGGAATGCAATTAGCGGCTTGTCTCGTTTCAGGGCAATTTGCAAAGAATGTTATAGTTAGTTCTTCTAGCCATTTTAGCAGTGCTGAACGTCAGTATCGATCACCATTAGAGTCAGGAGTCCAAAGAAAAATGACTGCCCAATGGACGGTAACAGGATCAGGTGCTATAGTCATATCTGATCAACAAAAATCACCTTATATTACTCATATTACTACAGGTATTGTCCAAGATTATGGTGTGAAAGAAGCTGATAATATGGGAACAGCAATGGCACCTGCAGCTGTAGAGACCATTATAGCTCATTTTAATGATACAGGTTTTCAGCCAAAGGATTATGACCTCATTATAACAGGAGATTTAGGAACTATAGGTAAAGAGATTTCAATGGATTTACTATCACGAGAAGGTTTTGACGTGAGCAATATTTTTACAGATTGTGGCGTAGAAATTTTTAATGAAGAACAAGATACTCATGCTAGAGGCAGTGGGGCAGGTTGTTCTGCTGTAGTATTTTCAGGCTATATATACAAGAAATTGCGAAACAAAGAATTAAATAGGGTTTTATTCGTGCCTACGGGGGCATTACTTTCCCCTACAACAACATTGCAAGGGGATAGCATCCCATGTATTGCTCATGCTGTTACTATTGAAAATGAACCCCAATTGGGTAGGGGGTGA
- the spoVAC gene encoding stage V sporulation protein AC, producing the protein MKTIKTPKDYQDYVKNKQPKQTILKNCVNAFLWGGGICVLGQFIKDFYLNTFDVSDKIAGGMQSMTLIFIGAFLTTLGIYDNIGKYAGAGSAIPITGFANSVVAPAIEFKKEGYILGVGSKMFSLAGPVLVYGTITSIIIGLLYYFMK; encoded by the coding sequence ATGAAGACAATTAAGACGCCTAAAGATTACCAAGATTATGTAAAAAACAAACAACCAAAGCAAACTATTCTTAAAAATTGTGTCAATGCTTTTTTGTGGGGTGGTGGTATTTGTGTTCTAGGTCAATTTATAAAAGATTTTTATCTTAATACATTTGATGTAAGCGACAAAATAGCTGGCGGAATGCAAAGCATGACTTTGATTTTTATAGGTGCATTTTTAACGACTTTAGGAATTTACGATAATATCGGAAAATATGCAGGAGCGGGATCTGCTATTCCTATAACAGGATTTGCGAACTCTGTAGTAGCACCAGCTATCGAATTTAAAAAAGAGGGATATATCTTAGGCGTAGGTTCAAAGATGTTTTCACTAGCAGGTCCAGTGTTGGTATATGGAACCATTACATCAATAATAATAGGACTGCTTTATTATTTTATGAAATGA
- the sigF gene encoding RNA polymerase sporulation sigma factor SigF, with product MISEEYSYNNHEQTINLIVQAQEGDKLAKETLIEANIGLVNSVVNKFLNRGHDREDLFQIGSIGLIKAVDNFDTSFDVKFSTYAVPMIMGEIKRFLRDDGLIKVNRNLKSIYKKVYYVKEQFFNEHKREPTVEEIAKEIDVEKEEIIMSLEACYTPDYLYEVIHHDDGNAVMLIDKIEAEDEGEEEVLDKLTLKEMIGELPPRERQIVMMRYFQDKTQNEIAQKLNISQVQVSRLEKKILRKLKESLAE from the coding sequence ATGATTAGCGAAGAATATTCATATAATAATCACGAACAAACCATTAATTTAATAGTACAAGCTCAAGAAGGGGATAAACTAGCAAAGGAAACCTTAATTGAGGCGAATATCGGCTTAGTGAATAGCGTAGTAAATAAATTTCTCAATCGAGGACATGATAGAGAGGATTTGTTTCAAATAGGAAGCATAGGGCTTATAAAAGCTGTAGACAATTTTGATACTTCCTTTGATGTAAAGTTTTCAACTTATGCAGTACCTATGATTATGGGAGAAATCAAACGCTTTTTAAGAGACGATGGTCTTATAAAAGTAAATCGAAATTTAAAGAGCATCTATAAGAAGGTGTACTACGTTAAAGAACAGTTTTTTAATGAACATAAGAGAGAGCCTACAGTTGAAGAAATTGCCAAAGAAATCGACGTAGAGAAAGAAGAAATCATCATGTCCCTAGAAGCTTGTTATACTCCAGATTACCTTTATGAAGTGATTCATCATGACGATGGTAATGCTGTAATGTTAATCGACAAAATTGAAGCAGAGGATGAAGGGGAGGAAGAGGTATTAGATAAGCTCACCTTAAAAGAAATGATAGGGGAATTACCTCCTAGAGAAAGACAAATTGTCATGATGCGATATTTTCAGGATAAAACACAAAATGAAATTGCACAAAAACTCAATATTTCCCAAGTCCAAGTCTCCAGATTAGAAAAGAAAATTTTAAGGAAACTCAAAGAATCTCTCGCTGAATAA
- the spoIIAB gene encoding anti-sigma F factor, which translates to MMNNRMKLEILSKSDNESFARVVVSAFAAKLDPTIEEITDIKTAVSEAVTNSIIHGYNRDDEVIHITCEIDKNTVIIEVIDYGVGIKDVGKAMEPLFTSKPEMERSGMGFTVMESFMDEVEVKSIPGVETRVKMKKTINSAMNR; encoded by the coding sequence ATGATGAATAATAGAATGAAATTGGAAATACTAAGTAAGTCTGATAATGAGAGTTTTGCTCGAGTAGTAGTATCTGCCTTTGCTGCGAAACTTGATCCAACTATTGAGGAAATTACAGATATAAAAACAGCTGTATCAGAAGCAGTAACCAATTCCATAATTCACGGATACAATAGGGATGATGAAGTCATACATATTACATGTGAAATCGATAAAAATACAGTAATCATTGAAGTAATCGACTATGGAGTAGGCATTAAAGATGTAGGGAAGGCAATGGAGCCTCTTTTTACATCAAAACCGGAAATGGAGAGATCTGGTATGGGATTTACAGTCATGGAGAGTTTTATGGATGAAGTAGAAGTAAAATCAATTCCTGGGGTAGAAACAAGAGTTAAAATGAAAAAAACGATTAATAGCGCTATGAATCGTTGA
- the spoIIAA gene encoding anti-sigma F factor antagonist, whose amino-acid sequence MELKTKIIEDSLYVKIVGELDHHTSEDIRNQVDSLLTSNNLKNLIFDLSQMNFMDSSGVGMFMGRYKKIKSKNGIPIMINIHNSNRRLLQMSGLFNIYNEYANLNKALIAIRGEDDE is encoded by the coding sequence ATGGAACTAAAGACAAAAATTATAGAAGATTCTTTATATGTTAAAATCGTTGGAGAATTAGACCATCACACTTCGGAGGATATTCGAAATCAGGTGGATTCTTTACTCACTTCTAATAATCTCAAAAATTTAATATTTGATTTATCTCAGATGAATTTTATGGACAGCTCTGGAGTAGGCATGTTCATGGGAAGATATAAGAAGATTAAAAGTAAAAACGGTATACCAATAATGATAAATATCCATAATTCAAATAGAAGGCTTTTACAAATGTCAGGTTTGTTTAATATTTACAACGAGTACGCTAATCTTAATAAAGCGCTAATAGCTATTAGAGGTGAAGATGATGAATAA
- the thiI gene encoding tRNA uracil 4-sulfurtransferase ThiI — translation MEKVILVRYGEIALKGLNKSYFVDLLLRNIKAALKNLSGLKLEKIQGRFIVRLAPEEYDKAVAALQKVFGIVSISKAYVIENDFEEMKKLSLELMGDQVITEKTTFKVRSKRANKAFPIKSMDLNNKMGGYLLENNTNLSVDVKKPQIMFHIEVREKTYIYTDIISCLGGLPVGCSGKGVLMLSGGIDSPVAGYMMAKRGVEIVGVHFHSYPYTSDRAREKVIELARIMSSYTGPMKLYVVSFTDIQQEQLLKCNEKYTTLLMRRGMMKIAERIAYMEGAMSLVSGESLGQVASQTMESINATNNAVELPVFRPLIGMDKNEIIDIAQKIETFETSILPFEDCCTVFVPKHPETRPKLEKVLEEEAKADVGELIEEAIKNAEILRF, via the coding sequence ATGGAAAAAGTAATATTAGTTCGATATGGAGAAATCGCTTTAAAAGGCTTAAACAAGTCTTATTTTGTGGATTTATTATTAAGAAATATAAAGGCCGCCCTTAAAAACTTAAGTGGCTTAAAATTAGAAAAAATACAAGGCCGGTTTATTGTACGACTTGCACCTGAAGAATACGATAAAGCAGTAGCTGCTCTTCAAAAGGTTTTTGGAATTGTGTCAATAAGTAAAGCATATGTTATTGAGAATGATTTTGAAGAAATGAAAAAATTATCCTTAGAATTAATGGGAGATCAAGTCATTACAGAGAAGACCACCTTTAAAGTTCGTAGCAAAAGAGCAAATAAGGCTTTTCCTATAAAGTCTATGGACTTAAATAATAAAATGGGAGGTTATCTTTTAGAAAACAATACAAATCTTTCTGTTGACGTAAAGAAACCTCAGATCATGTTCCATATTGAAGTGCGGGAAAAAACATATATATATACAGATATTATCTCCTGTTTAGGAGGATTGCCAGTAGGTTGTAGTGGAAAGGGAGTGCTCATGCTCTCAGGAGGCATTGATAGCCCTGTTGCAGGTTATATGATGGCAAAACGAGGAGTAGAAATCGTAGGGGTTCATTTTCATAGCTACCCTTATACTAGCGACCGAGCCCGGGAAAAAGTGATTGAGTTAGCTCGTATTATGAGTAGCTATACAGGACCAATGAAACTGTATGTGGTTTCTTTTACAGATATTCAACAAGAGCAACTTTTAAAATGCAATGAAAAGTATACTACTCTTCTTATGAGACGTGGCATGATGAAAATTGCCGAAAGAATAGCATATATGGAAGGAGCCATGTCTTTAGTATCTGGAGAAAGCCTAGGACAAGTAGCGAGCCAGACGATGGAAAGTATTAATGCCACAAATAATGCAGTAGAGCTACCAGTATTCAGGCCTTTAATAGGTATGGATAAAAATGAGATTATCGACATTGCACAAAAAATTGAAACCTTCGAAACCTCAATCCTCCCATTCGAAGACTGCTGTACCGTATTCGTCCCAAAACACCCTGAAACAAGACCAAAACTAGAAAAAGTTCTAGAAGAAGAAGCTAAAGCCGATGTAGGTGAGTTGATAGAAGAAGCGATTAAAAATGCGGAGATACTTCGTTTTTAG
- a CDS encoding cysteine desulfurase family protein — protein MIYLDNSATTRADEQVVTAMNKYFLECYGNPSSLHRMGLEAEKAMNKARKQVAGFLKVDEKTITFVSGGTEGNNLAIRSAINKNKRLGNKIITSAIEHPSVLEVFKSYENNGYDVFYIDVDKKGFLDLEQLEEALDDKTILVSIMKVNNEVGSIQNTREIAKIIKERSQYCIFHSDCVQAVGKVPVEPLSEGIDILTFSGHKIHGPKGIGAIYVRKDLALQPILFGGGQERGFRSGTENLPGVVGIGVAVEQLSQFQQQVDHLQALKSKAIELLKAELSGIHFNSDESEKYAPHVLNISIEDVKSEVLLHLLEKKEIFISSGSACTSKKNSQSHVLKSMNLSSKYIEGSLRISFSKYNTLEEIEYMVKMLKESVDNVRKFTRRR, from the coding sequence TTGATATATTTAGATAATAGTGCAACTACAAGGGCTGATGAACAAGTGGTCACTGCCATGAACAAATACTTTTTAGAATGTTATGGAAATCCATCTTCTCTTCATAGAATGGGTCTAGAAGCGGAAAAGGCTATGAACAAGGCCAGAAAGCAAGTAGCTGGTTTTTTAAAGGTAGATGAGAAGACTATAACCTTTGTATCTGGAGGTACAGAAGGGAATAATCTTGCTATAAGAAGCGCTATTAACAAAAATAAGCGACTGGGAAACAAGATTATTACTAGTGCTATAGAGCATCCTTCTGTCCTAGAAGTATTTAAATCTTATGAAAATAATGGATATGATGTTTTTTACATTGACGTAGATAAGAAGGGTTTTCTCGATTTAGAGCAATTAGAAGAAGCCCTTGATGACAAGACCATACTTGTGAGCATCATGAAAGTAAATAACGAAGTAGGATCTATCCAGAATACAAGAGAAATCGCCAAAATCATTAAAGAAAGATCACAATATTGTATTTTTCATTCAGACTGTGTTCAAGCAGTTGGAAAAGTACCAGTTGAGCCACTATCTGAAGGGATTGATATATTGACATTTAGCGGTCACAAAATTCATGGGCCTAAAGGAATAGGTGCTATTTATGTGAGAAAAGATTTAGCTTTGCAACCAATTCTTTTTGGAGGTGGCCAAGAAAGAGGATTTCGATCGGGAACAGAAAATCTCCCTGGGGTTGTGGGCATTGGTGTAGCAGTAGAGCAATTGTCCCAGTTTCAGCAGCAAGTAGATCATTTACAGGCGCTAAAATCGAAAGCCATAGAACTCCTTAAAGCGGAACTAAGTGGAATACATTTTAACTCTGATGAAAGTGAAAAATACGCCCCGCACGTTTTAAATATATCTATAGAAGATGTAAAAAGTGAGGTTCTTTTGCATTTGCTAGAAAAGAAAGAAATTTTTATCTCATCAGGCTCTGCTTGTACTTCTAAGAAAAACTCTCAAAGCCATGTTCTAAAAAGCATGAATTTATCAAGTAAGTACATTGAAGGCTCTCTTAGAATTAGTTTTTCTAAATATAATACTCTTGAAGAAATAGAGTATATGGTTAAGATGTTAAAAGAGTCTGTGGATAATGTAAGGAAATTTACGAGGAGAAGATAA
- the dcd gene encoding dCTP deaminase gives MILSDKKIIELINKKELEIHPLDEEQIQPASVDIRLGNHFLKLDENRIEAMTMTDEIKYISFEADQVIIPPNSFLLATTREYIKLPNNLTAFVEGRSSIGRMGLFIQNAGWVDPGFEGNITLELYNANRLPIKLESGRRICQLVFAQMDQAAENPYRGKYQGQKNSVGSRVFLDKDQ, from the coding sequence ATGATTTTATCAGACAAAAAAATCATTGAATTAATCAATAAAAAGGAACTAGAAATCCATCCTCTTGACGAGGAACAGATACAGCCGGCGTCTGTGGATATTCGATTAGGTAATCACTTCTTAAAATTAGATGAAAATAGAATCGAAGCTATGACTATGACCGATGAGATCAAGTACATCTCTTTTGAAGCAGATCAAGTTATCATTCCACCTAATTCTTTTTTATTGGCGACTACAAGAGAATACATAAAGCTGCCAAATAATCTGACAGCTTTTGTAGAAGGCAGGAGTTCAATTGGTAGGATGGGACTTTTTATACAGAACGCTGGTTGGGTCGATCCTGGCTTTGAAGGGAATATAACCCTTGAATTGTATAATGCAAATAGACTTCCTATTAAATTAGAATCGGGAAGACGTATCTGCCAATTAGTATTTGCTCAGATGGATCAAGCTGCAGAAAATCCTTATAGGGGAAAGTATCAAGGACAGAAAAATTCAGTGGGCAGTCGCGTATTTTTAGATAAAGATCAGTAG